In the genome of Globicephala melas chromosome 7, mGloMel1.2, whole genome shotgun sequence, one region contains:
- the GBX2 gene encoding homeobox protein GBX-2 isoform X1: MSAAFPPSLMMMQRPLGSSTAFSIDSLIGSPPQPSPGHFVYTGYPMFMPYRPVVLPPPPPPPPALPQAALQPALPPAHPHHQIPSLPTSFCSSLAQGMALTSTLMATLPGGFSASPQHQEAAAARKFAPQPLPGGGNFDKAEALQADAEDGKGFLAKEGSLLAFSAAEAVQASLVGAVRGQGKDESKVEDDPKGKEESFSLESDLDYSSDDNLTGQAAHKEEDPGHALEETPPSGGGAGSTTSTGKNRRRRTAFTSEQLLELEKEFHCKKYLSLTERSQIAHALKLSEVQVKIWFQNRRAKWKRVKAGNANSKTGEPSRNPKIVVPIPVHVSRFAIRSQHQQLEQARP; this comes from the exons ATGAGCGCAGCGTTCCCGCCGTCGCTGATGATGATGCAGCGCCCGCTGGGGAGTAGTACCGCCTTCAGCATAGACTCGCTGATCGGCAGCCCGCCGCAGCCCAGCCCCGGCCATTTCGTCTACACTGGCTACCCTATGTTCATGCCCTACCGGCCGGTggtgctgccgccgccgccgccgccgccgcccgcgctgCCCCAGGCCGCGCTGCAACCGGCGCTGCCGCCCGCGCACCCTCACCACCAGATCCCCAGCCTGCCCACCAGCTTCTGCTCCAGCTTGGCGCAGGGCATGGCGCTCACCTCCACGCTCATGGCCACGCTGCCCGGCGGCTTCTCCGCGTCTCCCCAGCACCAGGAGGCGGCGGCTGCCCGGAAGTTCGCGCCGCAGCCGCTGCCTGGCGGTGGCAACTTCGACAAGGCGGAGGCGCTGCAAGCCGACGCGGAGGATGGCAAAGGCTTCTTGGCCAAGGAGGGCTCGCTGCTTGCCTTCTCCGCGGCCGAGGCTGTGCAGGCGTCGCTCG TCGGGGCTGTCAGAGGGCAAGGGAAAGACGAGTCAAAGGTGGAAGACGACCCGAAGGGCAAGGAGGAGAGTTTCTCGCTGGAGAGCGATCTGGACTACAGCTCGGATGACAATCTGACTGGCCAGGCGGCTCACAAGGAGGAAGACCCCGGCCACGCGCTGGAGGAGACCCCGCcgagcggcggcggcgcgggcagCACCACGTCCACGGGCAAGAACCGGCGGCGGCGGACTGCCTTCACCAGCGAGCAGCTCCTCGAGCTAGAGAAGGAGTTCCACTGCAAAAAGTACCTCTCGCTGACCGAGCGCTCACAGATCGCTCACGCCCTCAAACTCAGCGAGGTGCAGGTGAAAATCTGGTTCCAGAACCGCCGGGCCAAGTGGAAACGGGTGAAAGCTGGCAATGCCAATTCCAAGACAGGGGAGCCCTCCAGGAACCCCAAGATCGTTGTCCCCATCCCCGTCCACGTCAGCAGGTTCGCCATTAGAAGTCAGCATCAGCAGCTGGAGCAGGCCCGCCCCTGA
- the GBX2 gene encoding homeobox protein GBX-2 isoform X2 — translation MSAAFPPSLMMMQRPLGSSTAFSIDSLIGSPPQPSPGHFVYTGYPMFMPYRPVVLPPPPPPPPALPQAALQPALPPAHPHHQIPSLPTSFCSSLAQGMALTSTLMATLPGGFSASPQHQEAAAARKFAPQPLPGGGNFDKAEALQADAEDGKGFLAKEGSLLAFSAAEAVQASLGDAVTWDPGRGCQRARERRVKGGRRPEGQGGEFLAGERSGLQLG, via the exons ATGAGCGCAGCGTTCCCGCCGTCGCTGATGATGATGCAGCGCCCGCTGGGGAGTAGTACCGCCTTCAGCATAGACTCGCTGATCGGCAGCCCGCCGCAGCCCAGCCCCGGCCATTTCGTCTACACTGGCTACCCTATGTTCATGCCCTACCGGCCGGTggtgctgccgccgccgccgccgccgccgcccgcgctgCCCCAGGCCGCGCTGCAACCGGCGCTGCCGCCCGCGCACCCTCACCACCAGATCCCCAGCCTGCCCACCAGCTTCTGCTCCAGCTTGGCGCAGGGCATGGCGCTCACCTCCACGCTCATGGCCACGCTGCCCGGCGGCTTCTCCGCGTCTCCCCAGCACCAGGAGGCGGCGGCTGCCCGGAAGTTCGCGCCGCAGCCGCTGCCTGGCGGTGGCAACTTCGACAAGGCGGAGGCGCTGCAAGCCGACGCGGAGGATGGCAAAGGCTTCTTGGCCAAGGAGGGCTCGCTGCTTGCCTTCTCCGCGGCCGAGGCTGTGCAGGCGTCGCTCGGTGA CGCTGTGACCTGGGATCCCGG TCGGGGCTGTCAGAGGGCAAGGGAAAGACGAGTCAAAGGTGGAAGACGACCCGAAGGGCAAGGAGGAGAGTTTCTCGCTGGAGAGCGATCTGGACTACAGCTCGGATGA